A single genomic interval of Halobacillus halophilus DSM 2266 harbors:
- a CDS encoding YhdB family protein, giving the protein MNYQDYDKALHFMIWGQWDDLLVLMVRTRDQFLSKKIETFLHASYYPGHESQMLESHEALLNYIDHAQTTLAYPAFS; this is encoded by the coding sequence GTGAATTATCAGGATTATGACAAAGCACTGCATTTTATGATCTGGGGTCAGTGGGATGATTTACTTGTCCTTATGGTACGCACGCGAGACCAGTTTTTATCCAAAAAAATTGAGACGTTTCTGCATGCCAGTTACTACCCAGGACATGAAAGCCAGATGCTTGAGTCCCATGAAGCTTTGTTAAATTATATTGACCATGCACAAACTACCCTTGCCTATCCGGCGTTCAGTTAA